Proteins found in one Triticum aestivum cultivar Chinese Spring chromosome 4D, IWGSC CS RefSeq v2.1, whole genome shotgun sequence genomic segment:
- the LOC123100429 gene encoding inorganic phosphate transporter 1-2-like: MATEQLNVLKALDVAKTQLYHFKAVVIAGMGFFTDAYDLFCIALVTKLLGRIYYTDPALNEPGHLPANVSAAVNGVALCGTLAGQLFFGWLGDKLGRKSVYGFTLILMVLCSIASGLSFGHEAKGVMGTLCFFRFWLGFGVGGDYPLSATIMSEYANKKTRGTFIAAVFAMQGFGILFGTIVTIIVSSAFRHAFPAPPFYIDAAASIGPEADYVWRIIVMFGTIPAALTYYWRMKMPETARYTALIAGNTKQATSDMSKVLNKEISEENVQGERATGDTWGLFSRQFMKRHGVHLLATTSTWFLLDVAFYSQNLFQKDIFTKIGWIPPAKTMNALEELYRIARAQALIALCGTVPGYWFTVAFIDIIGRFWIQLMGFTMMTIFMLAIAIPYDYLVKPGHHTGFVVLYGLTFFFANFGPNSTTFIVPAEIFPARLRSTCHGISAATGKAGAIIGAFGFLYASQDQKKPETGYSRGIGMRNALFVLAGTNFLGLLFSLLVPESKGKSLEELSKENVGDDDTIAPTGV; the protein is encoded by the coding sequence atggcgacTGAACAGCTCAACGTGTTGAAAGCACTCGATGTTGCCAAGACGCAACTGTACCATTTCAAGGCGGTCGTGATCGCCGGCATGGGCTTCTTCACGGACGCCTACGACCTCTTCTGCATCGCCCTCGTCACCAAGCTGCTGGGGCGCATCTACTACACCGACCCTGCCCTCAACGAGCCCGGCCACCTCCCGGCAAACGTGTCGGCCGCCGTGAACGGCGTGGCCCTATGCGGCACACTTGCCGGCCAGCTCTTCTTCGGCTGGCTCGGTGACAAGCTCGGCCGCAAGAGCGTCTACGGCTTCACGCTCATCCTCATGGTCCTCTGCTCCATCGCGTCCGGGCTCTCGTTTGGACACGAGGCCAAGGGCGTAATGGGGACGCTATGTTTCTTCCGCTTCTggcttggcttcggcgtcggcggcgACTATCCTCTGAGCGCCACCATCATGTCGGAATATGCTAACAAGAAGACCCGCGGCACCTTTATCGCCGCTGTGTTTGCCATGCAGGGGTTTGGCATCCTATTTGGTACCATTGTCACGATCATCGTCTCGTCCGCATTCCGACATGCATTCCCTGCACCGCCATTCTACATTGACGCCGCGGCGTCCATTGGCCCGGAGGCCGACTACGTGTGGCGCATCATCGTCATGTTCGGCACCATCCCGGCCGCCCTGACCTACTACTGGCGCATGAAGATGCCCGAAACTGCGCGGTACACAGCACTCATCGCCGGCAACACGAAGCAAGCCACATCAGACATGTCCAAGGTGCTCAACAAGGAGATCTCAGAGGAGAATGTGCAGGGTGAGCGTGCCACTGGTGATACTTGGGGCCTCTTCTCGCGACAGTTCATGAAGCGCCACGGGGTGCACTTGCTAGCGACCACAAGCACTTGGTTCCTGCTCGATGTGGCCTTCTACAGCCAGAACCTGTTCCAAAAGGACATCTTCACCAAGATCGGGTGGATCCCGCCGGCCAAGACTATGAATGCATTGGAGGAGTTGTACCGCATCGCCCGCGCCCAAGCGCTCATCGCGCTCTGCGGCACCGTGCCCGGCTACTGGTTCACCGTCGCCTTCATCGACATTATTGGGAGGTTTTGGATCCAGCTCATGGGATTCACCATGATGACCATTTTCATGCTCGCAATCGCCATACCTTACGACTACTTGGTGAAGCCAGGGCACCACACCGGCTTCGTCGTGCTCTACGGGCTCACTTTCTTCTTCGCCAACTTCGGCCCCAACAGCACAACCTTCATTGTGCCAGCCGAGATCTTCCCTGCGAGGCTCCGGTCCACATGCCACGGTATCTCTGCCGCTACCGGTAAGGCGGGCGCGATCATCGGCGCGTTCGGGTTCCTGTATGCGTCGCAGGACCAGAAGAAGCCCGAGACCGGCTACTCACGGGGGATCGGCATGCGCAACGCACTCTTTGTGCTCGCAGGCACAAACTTCCTGGGCCTGCTCTTTTCCTTGTTAGTGCCAGAGTCTAAGGGCAAGTCGCTCGAGGAGCTCTCCAAGGAGAACGTCGGCGACGACGACACCATTGCTCCGACTGGTGTCTAG